Part of the Deinococcus aestuarii genome is shown below.
CGTTGAAACGCTCACCGCGCGCGAAGCCGACGAGGGTGAGACCCAGGCCCGCCGCCGTCTCCACCGCGAGGCTGCTCGGCGCCCCCACCGTCACGACGACGGGGACGCCCGCCAGCGCCGCCTTCTGCACGATCTCGAAGCCCGCGCGGCTGGAGGTGACGAGGATGTGGTCGGCGAGGGGGAGGAGCTTTTGTTCTATGGCCCACCCCACGAGTTTGTCCACGGCGTTGTGCCGCCCCACGTCCTCGAAAACCGCGAGGAGTTCGCCGTCCGGGGTGAAGAGACCCGCCGCGTGCAGCCCGCCCGTCGCGTCGAAGGCGGGTTGCGCGGCCCGCAACCGTTCGGGCAACCCGGCGAGCAGGGGGGGGGAGAGGAGAGGGGCCGTCCATACGGGTTCCCGCACCCGCACCGCCAGCCGCTCCACGCTGCCGCTCCCGCAGACGCCGCAGGCACTCGTGGTGACATTGGCGCGGGCGGAGGCGAGCAGCCACATCGGATCGGAGGTGTGGAGGGTGACGACGTTCGGAGCGTCCGGATCCTGGGTCGGCGACACGTGGAGGTCTCCCCGCAGCAGCCCCTCCGCGTGCAGCCACCCCAGCACGAGTTTGCGGTCGT
Proteins encoded:
- the fdhD gene encoding formate dehydrogenase accessory sulfurtransferase FdhD, with the translated sequence MSLPGARPAFAESTAPAVTHARVLAYREGLATERDDAVAVEEPLDIRVQGGGESVTLAVTMRTPGHDRKLVLGWLHAEGLLRGDLHVSPTQDPDAPNVVTLHTSDPMWLLASARANVTTSACGVCGSGSVERLAVRVREPVWTAPLLSPPLLAGLPERLRAAQPAFDATGGLHAAGLFTPDGELLAVFEDVGRHNAVDKLVGWAIEQKLLPLADHILVTSSRAGFEIVQKAALAGVPVVVTVGAPSSLAVETAAGLGLTLVGFARGERFNVYAGASRLQSS